The proteins below come from a single bacterium genomic window:
- a CDS encoding glycosyltransferase family 4 protein: MTTKKFQNFSEKLKILFITNSISPYMDAFFNTLSKYSKEVDFKVVACSYIEPDREWSLDFLKSANYKFEILKDAKLFKTTKKNRFFYLGGFSLIKEISKYDVIVFKGGARFIGPFYAFLAKLLGIKTVLWEENGFETTETFMKLLIRAMYVNKNLFSSFVVYGTHVKELIEKFNKDVSDKIFFSCSPVKNEKFRDRYIKLLPKKALMRKKLKISPEKKVVLFVGRFVDEKNLFTLIDSIERIVNNGEKNVLCLLVGGGYLEKSIINQIKDKKLENFIKIVPFMQFKKLSMFYTISDIFVLPSKWEPWGLVINEAMNFDLPVIVSDKVGCALDLIKNGVNGYIFPFQDSEKLSECILQVAKDSVKLGENSYKIIKNANFDNLCIAVINAALKSHDMDAITG; encoded by the coding sequence ATGACTACAAAAAAATTCCAAAATTTTTCTGAAAAATTAAAAATTTTATTTATCACAAATAGTATTTCTCCTTATATGGATGCTTTTTTTAACACTCTTTCGAAATATTCAAAAGAAGTTGATTTCAAAGTTGTGGCTTGTTCTTATATAGAACCTGACAGAGAATGGAGTCTTGATTTTCTAAAATCTGCAAATTATAAATTTGAAATTTTAAAAGACGCTAAATTATTTAAAACTACAAAAAAAAATAGATTTTTTTATTTAGGAGGATTTAGTTTAATTAAAGAAATATCAAAATACGATGTCATAGTATTTAAAGGTGGAGCGAGGTTTATAGGTCCTTTTTACGCTTTTCTGGCAAAGCTATTAGGAATCAAAACCGTTTTGTGGGAAGAAAACGGTTTTGAAACAACAGAAACCTTTATGAAACTGTTAATCAGGGCAATGTATGTAAACAAAAACCTTTTCTCAAGTTTTGTAGTTTACGGAACACATGTTAAAGAACTAATTGAAAAATTTAACAAAGATGTTTCTGACAAAATATTTTTTTCTTGCAGCCCTGTTAAGAATGAAAAATTTAGAGACAGATATATAAAACTTTTACCAAAAAAAGCTTTAATGCGAAAAAAACTCAAAATCTCGCCTGAAAAAAAAGTTGTTTTATTTGTAGGACGATTTGTAGACGAGAAAAATCTTTTTACTTTAATTGATTCTATTGAAAGAATAGTTAACAACGGAGAAAAAAACGTCCTTTGTTTACTTGTTGGAGGGGGATATCTTGAAAAGAGTATTATTAATCAAATAAAAGATAAAAAACTTGAAAATTTCATAAAAATTGTCCCCTTTATGCAGTTTAAGAAATTAAGTATGTTTTATACAATTTCTGATATTTTCGTGTTGCCTTCAAAATGGGAACCATGGGGACTTGTTATAAACGAAGCAATGAATTTTGACCTGCCTGTAATTGTTTCAGACAAGGTTGGATGTGCTTTAGACCTTATAAAAAATGGTGTTAACGGCTATATCTTCCCGTTTCAAGACTCAGAAAAGCTTTCGGAATGCATTTTACAAGTCGCAAAAGATTCAGTAAAACTGGGAGAAAATTCTTATAAAATTATTAAAAATGCTAATTTTGATAATTTATGTATAGCTGTAATAAATGCAGCATTAAAATCACATGATATGGATGCTATAACAGGTTAA
- a CDS encoding nucleotidyltransferase family protein — translation MQLVILSGGMGTRLGLTDIPKPMVKIGDKSILEHQINLARKYGIKDIIIISGHLSGVIIDYFGDGKDFGVNITHITEPYPLGTAGCLKLIKNIIDERFLIFYGDLFLDFDIESFIESDRTSEAIATVIVQPNDYPYDSDLLEINDKKEVTAFHPKPRDKNEYRKNLVNAAVYILSRDILNHIKENEAQDFGKDIFPALLKEKIKIKAYKTSEYLKDLGTPDRFEEVKQDFIFGKISSCNKKNKRKAVFFELDEYLENLFADYPHINDQKAINDIQEFVKKINKSNYLSIMIRKSASSYIENNLQEKIETIFGQKNAYIDETFYLDANFIHEIEKTVQQMNIDVANSFLSTNNKCETLILL, via the coding sequence ATGCAGTTAGTTATTCTCTCAGGAGGGATGGGAACCCGTCTTGGATTGACGGATATTCCAAAGCCTATGGTAAAAATAGGCGATAAAAGTATCCTCGAGCACCAGATTAACCTTGCCAGAAAATATGGAATTAAAGATATAATTATTATTTCAGGGCATTTATCCGGTGTTATTATTGATTATTTTGGCGATGGCAAGGATTTTGGGGTAAATATAACCCACATAACAGAACCTTATCCTCTCGGAACGGCAGGATGCCTTAAATTAATAAAAAATATTATTGATGAAAGATTTTTAATTTTTTATGGAGACCTGTTCTTAGACTTTGATATAGAGAGTTTTATTGAATCTGACAGAACTTCTGAAGCCATAGCAACAGTTATAGTTCAGCCTAATGATTATCCTTATGACAGTGATTTGCTGGAAATAAACGATAAAAAAGAGGTAACTGCTTTTCATCCCAAGCCGAGAGACAAGAATGAATACCGCAAAAACCTTGTAAATGCCGCTGTATATATCCTTTCTCGTGATATATTAAATCATATAAAAGAAAATGAAGCTCAGGACTTTGGAAAAGACATCTTTCCTGCATTATTAAAAGAAAAAATAAAAATAAAAGCTTATAAAACAAGCGAATATCTAAAAGATCTGGGCACACCTGACAGGTTTGAGGAAGTTAAGCAGGACTTTATTTTCGGAAAAATCTCCAGCTGCAACAAAAAAAACAAAAGAAAAGCTGTATTTTTCGAATTAGACGAATATCTTGAAAATCTATTTGCTGACTATCCCCATATAAATGATCAAAAAGCCATTAACGACATACAGGAATTTGTTAAAAAAATAAATAAAAGTAATTATTTGTCCATAATGATAAGAAAATCAGCTTCTTCATATATTGAAAATAATTTGCAGGAAAAAATAGAAACTATCTTCGGGCAGAAAAATGCTTATATAGATGAAACTTTTTATTTGGATGCTAATTTTATTCATGAAATAGAAAAAACTGTTCAGCAGATGAATATCGACGTTGCTAATTCTTTTCTGAGTACTAATAACAAATGCGAAACTTTAATTTTATTATGA
- a CDS encoding SDR family NAD(P)-dependent oxidoreductase, with the protein MKSIVTGGAGFIGSHLVDSLLKKGHKVVVADNLSAGKIENISHNFKNENFKFYEENILNFDAIDDIFAREKIKNVFHFVANSDIKSSFADSDIDFENTFLTTYNILKLMKKHSVKNIIFPSSSAIYGNFQKIIDEDSGPLFPISHYGAAKLSCEGFISSFVENYGFNAWIIRFPNVVGERATHGVIHDFINKLTRNNKKLAVLGNGNQDKPYLYVKDVVEAICFIRENCCEKLNYINIGVNSTVKVKQIADIVAKEMGLCPEITYQEQEAGWVGDVPAFKYKLDKIHKLGWNLEITSSEAVKKSVRNILEGGTIKCS; encoded by the coding sequence ATGAAATCAATAGTTACCGGCGGAGCAGGCTTTATAGGCAGCCATCTTGTGGATAGCCTGTTAAAAAAAGGTCATAAAGTAGTTGTAGCAGATAATTTATCCGCCGGAAAGATAGAAAATATATCTCATAATTTTAAAAATGAAAACTTTAAATTTTATGAAGAAAATATTTTAAATTTTGATGCAATTGATGATATTTTTGCGCGGGAAAAAATTAAAAATGTGTTTCATTTTGTTGCAAATTCAGACATAAAATCGAGTTTTGCCGACTCTGATATTGATTTTGAAAATACTTTTTTAACAACTTATAACATTTTGAAACTAATGAAAAAACATAGTGTTAAAAACATAATTTTTCCGTCAAGTTCCGCTATTTACGGAAATTTTCAGAAGATAATCGATGAAGATTCAGGCCCGTTATTTCCAATCTCTCATTATGGAGCTGCAAAACTCTCATGTGAAGGATTTATTTCCAGCTTTGTTGAAAATTACGGTTTTAACGCCTGGATAATACGATTTCCGAACGTGGTCGGGGAAAGAGCTACCCATGGGGTTATCCATGACTTTATAAACAAATTAACCCGAAATAATAAGAAATTGGCAGTTCTTGGAAACGGAAACCAGGATAAACCGTATTTGTACGTTAAAGATGTTGTAGAAGCAATTTGTTTTATCAGGGAAAACTGCTGCGAAAAGCTTAATTATATAAACATAGGGGTTAATTCAACCGTAAAAGTAAAACAAATAGCAGATATAGTAGCAAAAGAGATGGGGCTTTGTCCGGAAATAACATATCAGGAGCAGGAAGCAGGCTGGGTTGGCGATGTGCCTGCTTTCAAATACAAACTTGATAAAATTCATAAGTTAGGTTGGAATCTTGAAATAACGTCTTCAGAAGCCGTTAAAAAGTCCGTGAGAAACATATTAGAAGGGGGTACAATAAAATGCAGTTAG
- a CDS encoding glycosyltransferase family 4 protein, translating to MKILFVNNFFSSYGGAESTMYDQASILKKNGHEVFFFATNKGPYFEEDYEYSHFFPEHVDYRSLTKSDMFKYLLKPFYNSDAKNKLGAYLDVLKPDIIHCHNIYYHLTPSVIEPCKKRNIPVVMSLNDPRLMCPSGTLMYKNRTYCQKELCLSGNIFHCLLNKCKDNNFKASFIATAENLYNKITGYYDLIDVFLCPSHAMRNLAINSDINPDKLIVLNSFIKESFLNITPQYNDKDYFLYIGRLSKEKGIDYLIRAISKFPEIKLHIAGKGPEEKNLIELSKKLNTSNVNFLGFLSDKEVEREYQNCIATILPCNWFETFGLTIVESYAYGKPVIASKIGAISELIENYSNGIVFQPENIDELASAINKLYKERELAVEMGKRNREKAVNLYSIEMHYKNLINIYNSLVCV from the coding sequence ATGAAGATATTGTTTGTTAATAATTTTTTCTCGTCATACGGCGGAGCTGAATCCACTATGTATGATCAAGCTTCTATACTCAAAAAAAACGGTCATGAAGTTTTCTTTTTTGCCACAAACAAAGGACCTTATTTTGAAGAAGATTACGAATATTCACATTTTTTCCCTGAACATGTAGATTACAGGTCTTTGACAAAATCGGATATGTTCAAATATCTGTTAAAACCATTCTATAACTCCGATGCAAAAAACAAATTGGGTGCTTATCTTGATGTACTGAAGCCTGATATTATTCATTGCCATAACATTTATTACCATTTGACACCTTCTGTCATTGAGCCGTGCAAAAAAAGAAATATTCCTGTTGTAATGTCCTTAAATGACCCGAGACTAATGTGTCCGAGCGGAACATTAATGTATAAAAACCGTACGTACTGCCAAAAAGAACTTTGCCTTTCCGGAAATATTTTTCATTGTCTTTTGAACAAATGCAAAGATAACAATTTTAAAGCAAGTTTTATTGCAACAGCAGAGAATTTATATAATAAAATAACGGGATATTACGATTTAATAGATGTTTTTTTATGCCCGAGCCATGCAATGCGCAATTTGGCAATAAATTCAGACATAAATCCCGATAAACTTATTGTTTTAAACAGTTTTATCAAGGAATCCTTCCTTAATATTACCCCTCAATATAACGATAAAGACTATTTTTTATACATAGGCCGATTATCGAAAGAAAAAGGCATAGATTATTTAATAAGAGCAATCAGCAAATTCCCTGAGATAAAACTGCATATAGCAGGAAAAGGTCCTGAAGAAAAGAATTTAATTGAACTTTCCAAAAAATTAAACACTTCAAATGTTAATTTTCTTGGTTTTTTATCGGATAAAGAAGTGGAAAGGGAATACCAAAACTGTATTGCAACTATTCTTCCGTGTAATTGGTTTGAAACTTTCGGTTTAACTATTGTTGAATCCTATGCTTACGGAAAACCCGTTATAGCAAGCAAAATCGGGGCCATTTCGGAACTTATCGAAAATTATTCGAACGGAATTGTTTTTCAACCGGAAAATATTGATGAACTCGCATCCGCAATAAACAAATTATATAAAGAAAGAGAACTTGCGGTTGAAATGGGAAAAAGAAACAGGGAAAAGGCTGTAAATCTTTATAGTATAGAGATGCATTATAAAAATCTTATAAATATTTATAATTCTTTAGTTTGTGTTTAA